The following nucleotide sequence is from Fusarium graminearum PH-1 chromosome 1, whole genome shotgun sequence.
CGGCAGGTGAATCCCAACCAGCacccaagaaagaaatgggCCTTATTCGTGAAGAGTTGAGTAAGGTCAGGGATCAGCAGAAACTCATTCTCGGCGCAATTAACCGTCTGCAGCGGAACAACACTGAACTGTATAACCAGGCTCTCATGTTTCAGACCCAGCACGACCGTCACCAGAATTCTATCAACGCGATTCTCAATTTCCTAGCCAATGTGTTCAGGAAAACACTGGAAGACCAGGGCAATTCGCAAAATGTCAGCGACATCATCTCGATGATAACGAATCAAAACCAGCAGTCTGCCCAGCATGGAAGTGTGTTTGAGCTAGGCGATTACATCCAACAGATGAATCCCAATACATACGGGACTCCCAAGAAGACTAGGGGTCTTTTGCCAGCACCTCAGCAGAACAACCGCGCCCAGGCAGTCAGATCGTCTTCTACTCCGAATAGGTCTACGCCTGGCAGTACAGCATACCAGCCTGTCAGTCATCATAATCACAACCCTGAGATGGGTCATGTCACGGAACTCGTCGACAACTCCCCCAGCGACACAACCACTCCCAACCTTCGCCAAGAGCTTGAGGCGAATCCCGAGGAACGAATGATGAGCCTCATCAACGAAcacaacaaacacaacaacgGCCATGGCATGGATATCCCTGACGCGGCAGACCTAGTTGCCAGTGCGCCCAATGCCTTGAGCAATGCTCAGCGAAACAACCTGGCTAACTTCATAGCCGGGCAGACCTCCGCTGCTCCTTCGGGCAGGTCGACTCCGGCATCAACTCCTGTCTCTGCTACACCAATCCCCACTCCTACACAGATCCCCACGTCCAATTCCCACATGGCCATGCCCACGATGTCTACCTCGGCCTCTGTTTCCCCCCCACCAGCCAGTTCCGTCCCACCCCCTTCGCTCTCCCCCATCATGGGCCCACCAATGGTGCCGCCTTCTATCAACGAGATCAATTCCAACTCAATGGAACTGAACCATCTTCAGCGCCTCCAGAGCCAACAGGACGCCAAGATAAGCGAGATCGGTAGCATGCTGGGGCCGTTGAGTCCTTCTGGACATGTCCCCGGCTTGAGTGATGACGCGGCAGCGTACTTCGACCCTCAGTCAACTGATTTCGACCAATTCTTTGACATCGGTGACTTGTCAGGTGGTCATGATTTCACCGATGGTAGCGATTTCGACTTTGCTATCGACACAGACCCAAACCATCAAAACCAAGCACCACTGCACCCAGGACATGTGATGTCGCACACAAGCCTTACCAATACACCCAGTCCTGCCGGCACAGAAGAAATATCCCGTGATGATTTACGGTTAGAAAACAACCCCTCTGATCGAGGAACCAAACGACAACGCATCGCCTAGGTGCCCAAGCGTTGAGTCTTTCCCGAGCGGTATTGCAGCTTTTGGCTAGGGCCGTGCTGGGGATGGGTAGATGGGGCATGCCGCCAGGTATTTCGTTGTATTTAATAAACTACGTACTATGTATAATCCTTTTGGAAATATCCTTACGGGTGGGTTGGGTTTCGTTACAGAGAGCGCATTTAACGACATTCAATAAGGGAAGGCAGGGAAGGGAGAGGGTTATACTTTCAAGTCAGCGTGTTGATCCTGTTGCTATGCTATTGCTTTTCAAGAGGGAGAGGTGAGCATTTTTTGTTATTAAAGAAAAAGTTATAGAAACCCATGGGTGAAACCCCCAGGAAACGTTAAGGGTGCGGCGGCTTTACATAGGGGCTCAGAAACCAAAAACCAGAACCAGAAATAGGAAGGGTTGCGTCTGCACGCCTTATGATATGATGTATGCGATTAGGTACAACCAATAATCCCACTTTTTAATCTGTACTTGAAGTTGAATAACGTGTGTTGGTGATATACCCAAGTATTTGAAGGTGAGCATATTGTTGTGCTAAAAGAAGCCCAGACTATTACCGACTACACTGTGAGTGATAGGCGATGAGAGATGCATGCACTTGCGTTGATTTTTGTGAATAAAGAGTTCTGAGCTGACTTTTGTCAATTTGTAAGGGTTGGAggagggaggaggaggagcccgAGGAAAAATCCAGAACAGAGGAGGCATTAGTGCAGCCGTACAGTAATGAACTACTGCAGTAGTCAGTTTTGGATTAGTAACTGATGCTCTTGTTTATATGTTTATTACATTGCAAGAAGCCGTCTTAGGCATCTATAGGCATCAGAGGCAGTCTTGCTCGTAGACGTGTTGTAATCTATTCCGGGTTGTTGATACACACGGGCTTGTACCATGATGTATTTCTCGTCTTTGTACAATAATGAACTGTTTCGTCCTTTACCCAGAACCTAAGTAACAAGGACGGCTGTCTTATATACTCCTCGATGGTACAGCGTTTCGCAACACCGATCGTACTCTCGAAACATGTCACAAGGTCCTCGCAAGGAACCGAGTCCCATCCAGCACCATAACATCACAAGAGCGGGTATCGAGTATAGTAAGACAAAAAGAACCAATGCTCATCAATTACTATCTATCATACATCAAAAAAGAAGTACCACGCTTCTCTAGCCCGCATACAACGTCTCGTGCAAAGCGCTGCCCAACAAAGATAGTTTCATGCCTAGCTGAGAGAACCCAACACGATAGAACGCCGAACCCTTTTTTGTGTTTAGCGAcataaaagaaacaagatTATTTGGTATAGGGAATGTAATAGCGAGAGAATTAGAGCCAGTACATCCACAATGCTAGGCTTTAAATGCCTGAGAGCAAGAGTCTGAGATGAAAAAGATCAGAGGCACAACCGGAGCGACTTAGTGATTGTGGCTATGGTCATGACCGTGGTCGTGACTGTGTTCATGCGCACGAGGACTGGAAGGGCTGTGCGACGATTCACTAGCCCGTCTTGTGGATGACGccttggatgatgagtcgGCTGGACAGCAGCCCTGCGCCTGGCAGTCGTCGATACACTCGAGGAGGCAACTATCCCCCTTGTTTGAATCGGCTCCGCCATCGAGTGTAAGAGCAGCGGCGTCGGAATCGTGAGCGTGCTTCGAATCGAAGCAGAACTCGGGCTGTATAGTAGCACTGTGAATGCCGAAACCGTGGAGGCACTTGCGAGCGCGACGAGCCAACTCCATGTACTTCTCGCCACTGTGAGAGTCAATGGGGAAGGAAACCTGGAGGTGCATGCTTGCGACGAGCTTCGTGTCTGAGAGCTGCCATACATGGATGTGGTGGCAGGTGATGACACCAGGGAGAGCCTCGATGTCTTGTCGAATCTCGGGGACGCTAATATGCTCAGGGGTGGCCTGCAGGAGAACGCGCGCAGTGCCTCTGGTGAGGGGAATACATGTCTTGAGGATAATGGCAGTAATGAACAGGGAGACGGCAGGATCAGCGTAGACCTTGCCAGGCCAATCGGTAAGCCAGATGATAAGAGCAGTAACCATGACACCAATGTTACCAAGCATGTCGCCAATGACGTGGAGAATCATGGCGTTCATGCCCATATCAGCGTGGTTGTGACCGTGGctatccttcttcttggcatccttgggAAGAGTGTGGTGGTGACCTTGATGAACGCTCGAGTctcgtcgaggtcgtcggGAATGGGAGTGAGAGTGGGAGTTGCTGTGACCGAGAGATGAGCCATTCTTGGCAACACCcttgagaagaggagacTCTTCGTTGGCCTCATTCTcctccaagatcaaagagTTCTCGGCGTCAGTTTCGCTCTCACTCGTGACCTCGTTGGCATCGCCTCCACGGGTGGCTTCGATGATGCTCTGTCGGAAACTTGCGGGGTGGATGCTCAAGTCATCGAGACTAGCGAAACGAGAATGTCCACTCCTACTGGATCGATGATAGTCGCGGCCTCGTGAGTGTCGGTTGTTCTCGTTGGATTTTCCGTTAGACTTTCGGGAAGAATTTGCGCGTTGCATAACGGCCTCGGGTAGAACCTCAGCGGCGCGGCCGCTTTCATCAGCAAGAGCGCTGTGGTATCCGGCGTTGCCCTCCTCGGCATCATGGGCATGGCTGTGCGAATGTCCATGATCATGATCGTGGTCGTGATCGTGGTCACCAGGTCCGTGGGAGTGGCCGTGGCCACCGAGGACAAAGAAACCGACAAAGTTGGACAGTAGACCGGTGGTACCGACGATGAGCATGAGCTTGGGGTTGTCGATCTCCGGGGGTTCGATGAATCGGGTAAGGGCTTCGAGGACGATGGAGACACAAAGAGCGATAAGGAagacggcgttgaagaaAGCACCTAGAATCTCGGCGCGAACCCACTGGAAGACAGTTAGTTATGCGATTCGGCGTTTGGAGTTGTTGCGACTGGGTTTAAACGTACGCCAAAGGTGAACTCATCAGTAGAAGTCTTTTGCGCGGCAGACACAGCCC
It contains:
- a CDS encoding cobalt uptake protein COT1, yielding MGILQKMAWSKSTRIKVMIAIDTVFFLVEIVSGFLAHSLALMADAFHMLNDIISLVIGLWAVSAAQKTSTDEFTFGWVRAEILGAFFNAVFLIALCVSIVLEALTRFIEPPEIDNPKLMLIVGTTGLLSNFVGFFVLGGHGHSHGPGDHDHDHDHDHGHSHSHAHDAEEGNAGYHSALADESGRAAEVLPEAVMQRANSSRKSNGKSNENNRHSRGRDYHRSSRSGHSRFASLDDLSIHPASFRQSIIEATRGGDANEVTSESETDAENSLILEENEANEESPLLKGVAKNGSSLGHSNSHSHSHSRRPRRDSSVHQGHHHTLPKDAKKKDSHGHNHADMGMNAMILHVIGDMLGNIGVMVTALIIWLTDWPGKVYADPAVSLFITAIILKTCIPLTRGTARVLLQATPEHISVPEIRQDIEALPGVITCHHIHVWQLSDTKLVASMHLQVSFPIDSHSGEKYMELARRARKCLHGFGIHSATIQPEFCFDSKHAHDSDAAALTLDGGADSNKGDSCLLECIDDCQAQGCCPADSSSKASSTRRASESSHSPSSPRAHEHSHDHGHDHSHNH